The following proteins are encoded in a genomic region of Anser cygnoides isolate HZ-2024a breed goose chromosome 13, Taihu_goose_T2T_genome, whole genome shotgun sequence:
- the FHL1 gene encoding four and a half LIM domains protein 1 isoform X1, with protein MSERFDCHYCRDPLQGKKYVQKEGRHCCVKCFDKICANTCIECKKPIGADSKELHFKNRYWHDNCFRCFKCYTSLVNEPFMLRENNKVWCSNCTATEDAPRCKGCFKPIIAGDQNVEYKKMVWHKDCFTCSQCKQVIGSGSFFPKGDDFYCVSCHEHKFAKTCAKCKNPITSGGLTYQEQPWHSECFICSNCKKQLGGKRFTAVEDQFYCVECYKECVAKKCAGCKNPITAGFGRGTSVVNYEDESWHDYCFKCTKCARGLANKRFVCHNGKIYCAECPKRL; from the exons ATGTCGGAGCGTTTTGACTGCCACTACTGCCGTGACCCGCTGCAAGGGAAGAAGTACGTGCAGAAGGAGGGCCGCCACTGCTGTGTCAAGTGCTTTGACAAGATCTGTGCCAACACCTGCATTGAGTGCAAGAAACCCATCGGTGCCGACTCCAAG GAGCTGCATTTCAAGAACCGTTACTGGCATGACAACTGCTTCCGCTGCTTCAAGTGCTATACATCCTTGGTGAATGAGCCCTTCATGCTAAGGGAGAACAACAAGGTCTGGTGCAGTAACTGCACTGCCACTGAGGATGCACCCAGGTGTAAGGGCTGCTTCAAGCCGATCATTGCAG GAGACCAAAATGTTGAATACAAGAAGATGGTCTGGCATAAGGACTGTTTCACTTGCAGCCAGTGCAAGCAAGTGATTGGATCTGGGAGCTTCTTCCCAAAGGGTGATGACTTCTACTGTGTCTCCTGCCACGAGCATAAATTTGCCAAGACCTGTGCTAAATGCAAGAAT CCCATCACTTCTGGAGGTCTCACTTACCAGGAACAGCCTTGGCATTCAGAGTGCTTCATTTGCTCCAACTGCAAGAAGCAATTGGGTGGGAAGCGCTTCACAGCCGTAGAggatcagttttactgtgttgAGTGCTACAAGGAATGCGTTGCCAAGAAGTGTGCTGGCTGCAAGAATCCGATTACAG CAGGATTTGGAAGAGGAACCAGTGTGGTTAACTACGAAGATGAATCCTGGCACGATTATTGTTTCAAATGCACAAAGTGTGCCCGTGGTCTGGCCAACAAGCGCTTTGTTTGCCATAACGGAAAAATTTACTGTGCTGAGTGTCCCAAACGACTGTAA
- the FHL1 gene encoding four and a half LIM domains protein 1 isoform X4, producing MAFHRHTGPGSYTVGTMSERFDCHYCRDPLQGKKYVQKEGRHCCVKCFDKICANTCIECKKPIGADSKELHFKNRYWHDNCFRCFKCYTSLVNEPFMLRENNKVWCSNCTATEDAPRCKGCFKPIIAGDQNVEYKKMVWHKDCFTCSQCKQVIGSGSFFPKGDDFYCVSCHEHKFAKTCAKCKNPITSGGLTYQEQPWHSECFICSNCKKQLGGKRFTAVEDQFYCVECYKECVAKKCAGCKNPITGFGRGTSVVNYEDESWHDYCFKCTKCARGLANKRFVCHNGKIYCAECPKRL from the exons gGCCTGGCAGTTACACTGTGGGCACCATGTCGGAGCGTTTTGACTGCCACTACTGCCGTGACCCGCTGCAAGGGAAGAAGTACGTGCAGAAGGAGGGCCGCCACTGCTGTGTCAAGTGCTTTGACAAGATCTGTGCCAACACCTGCATTGAGTGCAAGAAACCCATCGGTGCCGACTCCAAG GAGCTGCATTTCAAGAACCGTTACTGGCATGACAACTGCTTCCGCTGCTTCAAGTGCTATACATCCTTGGTGAATGAGCCCTTCATGCTAAGGGAGAACAACAAGGTCTGGTGCAGTAACTGCACTGCCACTGAGGATGCACCCAGGTGTAAGGGCTGCTTCAAGCCGATCATTGCAG GAGACCAAAATGTTGAATACAAGAAGATGGTCTGGCATAAGGACTGTTTCACTTGCAGCCAGTGCAAGCAAGTGATTGGATCTGGGAGCTTCTTCCCAAAGGGTGATGACTTCTACTGTGTCTCCTGCCACGAGCATAAATTTGCCAAGACCTGTGCTAAATGCAAGAAT CCCATCACTTCTGGAGGTCTCACTTACCAGGAACAGCCTTGGCATTCAGAGTGCTTCATTTGCTCCAACTGCAAGAAGCAATTGGGTGGGAAGCGCTTCACAGCCGTAGAggatcagttttactgtgttgAGTGCTACAAGGAATGCGTTGCCAAGAAGTGTGCTGGCTGCAAGAATCCGATTACAG GATTTGGAAGAGGAACCAGTGTGGTTAACTACGAAGATGAATCCTGGCACGATTATTGTTTCAAATGCACAAAGTGTGCCCGTGGTCTGGCCAACAAGCGCTTTGTTTGCCATAACGGAAAAATTTACTGTGCTGAGTGTCCCAAACGACTGTAA
- the FHL1 gene encoding four and a half LIM domains protein 1 isoform X2, whose translation MSERFDCHYCRDPLQGKKYVQKEGRHCCVKCFDKICANTCIECKKPIGADSKELHFKNRYWHDNCFRCFKCYTSLVNEPFMLRENNKVWCSNCTATEDAPRCKGCFKPIIAGDQNVEYKKMVWHKDCFTCSQCKQVIGSGSFFPKGDDFYCVSCHEHKFAKTCAKCKNPITSGGLTYQEQPWHSECFICSNCKKQLGGKRFTAVEDQFYCVECYKECVAKKCAGCKNPITGFGRGTSVVNYEDESWHDYCFKCTKCARGLANKRFVCHNGKIYCAECPKRL comes from the exons ATGTCGGAGCGTTTTGACTGCCACTACTGCCGTGACCCGCTGCAAGGGAAGAAGTACGTGCAGAAGGAGGGCCGCCACTGCTGTGTCAAGTGCTTTGACAAGATCTGTGCCAACACCTGCATTGAGTGCAAGAAACCCATCGGTGCCGACTCCAAG GAGCTGCATTTCAAGAACCGTTACTGGCATGACAACTGCTTCCGCTGCTTCAAGTGCTATACATCCTTGGTGAATGAGCCCTTCATGCTAAGGGAGAACAACAAGGTCTGGTGCAGTAACTGCACTGCCACTGAGGATGCACCCAGGTGTAAGGGCTGCTTCAAGCCGATCATTGCAG GAGACCAAAATGTTGAATACAAGAAGATGGTCTGGCATAAGGACTGTTTCACTTGCAGCCAGTGCAAGCAAGTGATTGGATCTGGGAGCTTCTTCCCAAAGGGTGATGACTTCTACTGTGTCTCCTGCCACGAGCATAAATTTGCCAAGACCTGTGCTAAATGCAAGAAT CCCATCACTTCTGGAGGTCTCACTTACCAGGAACAGCCTTGGCATTCAGAGTGCTTCATTTGCTCCAACTGCAAGAAGCAATTGGGTGGGAAGCGCTTCACAGCCGTAGAggatcagttttactgtgttgAGTGCTACAAGGAATGCGTTGCCAAGAAGTGTGCTGGCTGCAAGAATCCGATTACAG GATTTGGAAGAGGAACCAGTGTGGTTAACTACGAAGATGAATCCTGGCACGATTATTGTTTCAAATGCACAAAGTGTGCCCGTGGTCTGGCCAACAAGCGCTTTGTTTGCCATAACGGAAAAATTTACTGTGCTGAGTGTCCCAAACGACTGTAA
- the FHL1 gene encoding four and a half LIM domains protein 1 isoform X3 produces MAFHRHTGPGSYTVGTMSERFDCHYCRDPLQGKKYVQKEGRHCCVKCFDKICANTCIECKKPIGADSKELHFKNRYWHDNCFRCFKCYTSLVNEPFMLRENNKVWCSNCTATEDAPRCKGCFKPIIAGDQNVEYKKMVWHKDCFTCSQCKQVIGSGSFFPKGDDFYCVSCHEHKFAKTCAKCKNPITSGGLTYQEQPWHSECFICSNCKKQLGGKRFTAVEDQFYCVECYKECVAKKCAGCKNPITAGFGRGTSVVNYEDESWHDYCFKCTKCARGLANKRFVCHNGKIYCAECPKRL; encoded by the exons gGCCTGGCAGTTACACTGTGGGCACCATGTCGGAGCGTTTTGACTGCCACTACTGCCGTGACCCGCTGCAAGGGAAGAAGTACGTGCAGAAGGAGGGCCGCCACTGCTGTGTCAAGTGCTTTGACAAGATCTGTGCCAACACCTGCATTGAGTGCAAGAAACCCATCGGTGCCGACTCCAAG GAGCTGCATTTCAAGAACCGTTACTGGCATGACAACTGCTTCCGCTGCTTCAAGTGCTATACATCCTTGGTGAATGAGCCCTTCATGCTAAGGGAGAACAACAAGGTCTGGTGCAGTAACTGCACTGCCACTGAGGATGCACCCAGGTGTAAGGGCTGCTTCAAGCCGATCATTGCAG GAGACCAAAATGTTGAATACAAGAAGATGGTCTGGCATAAGGACTGTTTCACTTGCAGCCAGTGCAAGCAAGTGATTGGATCTGGGAGCTTCTTCCCAAAGGGTGATGACTTCTACTGTGTCTCCTGCCACGAGCATAAATTTGCCAAGACCTGTGCTAAATGCAAGAAT CCCATCACTTCTGGAGGTCTCACTTACCAGGAACAGCCTTGGCATTCAGAGTGCTTCATTTGCTCCAACTGCAAGAAGCAATTGGGTGGGAAGCGCTTCACAGCCGTAGAggatcagttttactgtgttgAGTGCTACAAGGAATGCGTTGCCAAGAAGTGTGCTGGCTGCAAGAATCCGATTACAG CAGGATTTGGAAGAGGAACCAGTGTGGTTAACTACGAAGATGAATCCTGGCACGATTATTGTTTCAAATGCACAAAGTGTGCCCGTGGTCTGGCCAACAAGCGCTTTGTTTGCCATAACGGAAAAATTTACTGTGCTGAGTGTCCCAAACGACTGTAA